The following coding sequences are from one Epilithonimonas vandammei window:
- a CDS encoding DinB family protein, with protein sequence MTDFEKYIQRYLDLIPTEDWLDELKIVGKETLNIYENLFEDQSNYAYAEGKWSLKTLLQHLIDTEKVFAYRALRFSRKDQSVVSGFDEEAWADHSYADSRTLKSLIKEFKLTRKQSFIFFKTLPEDALQLSGTVNGNSINVETIGKLTVGHNIHHLNIIKERYLPNL encoded by the coding sequence ATGACAGATTTCGAAAAATATATCCAGCGTTATTTGGATCTGATTCCGACAGAAGATTGGTTAGATGAATTGAAAATTGTAGGGAAAGAAACGCTGAATATCTACGAAAATCTTTTTGAAGATCAATCCAATTATGCTTACGCAGAAGGCAAATGGAGCCTGAAAACGCTTTTGCAACATTTGATAGATACCGAGAAAGTTTTTGCTTACCGTGCGCTGAGGTTTTCCAGAAAAGATCAGTCTGTGGTTTCGGGATTTGATGAAGAAGCCTGGGCTGATCATTCTTATGCGGACAGCCGAACTTTGAAAAGCCTCATCAAAGAATTCAAATTAACAAGGAAACAGTCTTTTATTTTCTTTAAAACACTTCCGGAAGATGCCTTGCAGCTATCCGGAACTGTTAATGGGAACAGCATCAATGTAGAAACCATCGGCAAATTAACAGTTGGCCACAATATTCATCATCTCAATATTATTAAGGAAAGATATCTTCCTAATTTGTAA
- the lnt gene encoding apolipoprotein N-acyltransferase has protein sequence MKNLLLALISGVLLAISWPTYGIPFFIFFAWVPLLMMEHNIAKFSDIKKKKLAVFCFSYLTFLIWNFVTTGWLYNSQLPDGSKSLLAVLFPVLTNTFFMALVFTFYHIYKKSQGTYYGLVFFVAIWMAFEKLHLVWEFTWPWLNLGNVFADYHQFVQWYDTLGATGGSFWILICNVLAFYTIRIWEAGRKRKPLIKNVLMTAGFIILPMVISLVKYYNYTPETVGSINVTMLQPALDPYNEKYQKDSLTIENDLLKLASENSVLQSDKKSKIDLYLSPETSLPGPGSISERGFNNSLLINNIKGFLSQHPKSVFSGGISSHYVYKEGEEKPSTASYLDRLGIWVDEYNSAIQIIPNQQPEVYHKAMLVPGVEIFPYINFFKPILGDVMLDLGGTTRSLGVSEERKVFANPYNKSVIAPIICYESIYGEFVTGYVKKGANLLTIVTNDSWWGYSQGHKQLLVYAKLRAIETRREIARAANSGTSAHINSRGDIIDELPYGAKGALTAKVNLIDKETFYTKSGDFLSRLSLFVIGALLLFIPGRKYLARK, from the coding sequence ATGAAAAACCTTTTATTAGCCTTAATTTCCGGAGTTTTGTTAGCCATATCCTGGCCGACTTACGGGATTCCGTTTTTTATATTTTTTGCTTGGGTTCCGCTTCTGATGATGGAACACAACATTGCAAAATTCAGCGATATCAAAAAGAAAAAATTAGCGGTTTTCTGTTTTTCATATCTCACATTTTTGATATGGAATTTTGTGACTACAGGATGGCTTTATAATTCACAATTGCCTGATGGAAGCAAATCTCTTTTAGCAGTTCTGTTTCCTGTTCTCACCAATACATTTTTTATGGCATTGGTTTTTACTTTCTATCACATCTATAAAAAAAGTCAGGGAACTTATTACGGACTGGTCTTTTTTGTAGCGATTTGGATGGCTTTTGAGAAACTACATTTGGTCTGGGAATTCACTTGGCCTTGGCTCAATCTCGGAAATGTTTTCGCAGATTATCATCAGTTTGTTCAATGGTATGATACTTTGGGCGCAACAGGCGGAAGTTTCTGGATTTTGATATGTAATGTTCTGGCATTTTACACCATTAGAATTTGGGAAGCTGGAAGAAAACGAAAACCATTGATTAAAAATGTGTTGATGACAGCCGGTTTTATCATTTTACCGATGGTTATTTCTTTGGTTAAATATTATAATTATACGCCGGAAACAGTTGGTTCAATTAATGTCACAATGCTGCAACCAGCGCTTGACCCGTACAATGAAAAATACCAAAAAGACAGTTTGACGATTGAAAATGATTTATTGAAATTAGCTTCAGAAAATTCAGTTTTACAAAGTGATAAAAAATCAAAAATTGATTTATATCTTTCGCCAGAAACATCACTTCCCGGTCCAGGTTCTATCAGCGAAAGAGGATTCAATAACAGTTTGTTAATTAATAATATCAAAGGTTTTCTTTCTCAACATCCGAAATCTGTTTTCTCTGGCGGAATCTCCAGTCATTATGTTTATAAAGAGGGCGAAGAAAAACCATCAACAGCGAGTTACCTCGACAGACTGGGCATTTGGGTCGATGAATATAATTCGGCAATACAAATTATCCCAAATCAACAACCCGAAGTTTACCACAAAGCAATGTTGGTTCCTGGTGTTGAGATTTTTCCGTACATCAATTTCTTCAAACCAATTCTAGGCGACGTGATGCTGGATTTAGGCGGAACAACTCGTTCTCTGGGTGTTTCAGAGGAACGGAAAGTTTTCGCCAATCCTTACAACAAATCTGTGATTGCACCAATTATTTGCTACGAAAGCATCTATGGAGAATTCGTGACCGGTTATGTCAAAAAGGGTGCGAATCTTCTCACCATTGTTACCAACGATTCTTGGTGGGGTTACTCGCAAGGCCACAAACAATTGTTGGTTTACGCAAAACTTCGTGCGATAGAAACCAGACGTGAAATTGCAAGAGCAGCAAACAGTGGAACAAGTGCACATATCAATTCCCGAGGCGATATTATTGATGAATTACCTTACGGTGCAAAAGGCGCATTAACCGCAAAAGTCAATCTGATTGACAAAGAAACGTTCTACACCAAAAGCGGCGATTTTCTTTCCCGACTTTCACTGTTTGTGATTGGAGCTTTGTTACTTTTTATTCCGGGGAGAAAGTATTTGGCGAGGAAATAA